A region from the Rhodamnia argentea isolate NSW1041297 chromosome 7, ASM2092103v1, whole genome shotgun sequence genome encodes:
- the LOC115734932 gene encoding SNAP25 homologous protein SNAP33-like, with product MFSSKRSPVKVAKHNSAESGYADSSRSNPFDSDDEFDKKKMQNSSKRTASEPDLTQNPRNSLFNDYEEKGASSSSYSKSLNSAARNKYRNDFCDSGGLENQSVQELEDYAVYKAEETTKSVNNCLKIAEDIREDATKTLVTLHQQGEQITRTHMAAADIDHDLSRGEKLLGNLGGMFSKTWKPKKTRPISGPVIMREDVQRKGSHQEQREKLGLTNAPNRQSNSRTPPPEPTDALQKVEVEKAKQDDALSDLSDLLGELKDMAVDMGSEIERQNKSLDHFENDADELDYRVKQATQRGRRLLGK from the exons ATGTTTAGTTCAAAGAGATCTCCTGTGAAGGTTGCCAAGCATAACTCTGCTGAATCTGGGTATGCGGATTCTTCTAGATCCAACCCATTTGATTCAGACGATGagtttgataaaaagaagatGCAAAACTCCTCTAAAAGGACAGCTTCTGAGCCTGACCTGACTCAGAATCCTCGCAATAGTCTCTTTAATGATTATGAGGAGAAAGGGGCCTCTTCTTCGTCATATTCAAAGTCACTCAACTCTGCCGCCAGAAATAAGTACAGAAATGATTTCTGTGACTCGGGGGGATTGGAGAACCAATCTGTACAAGAATTGGAGGACTATGCAGTTTACAAGGCTGAGGAGACCACGAAGAGTGTCAATAATTGCTTGAAAATAGCAGAGGACATAAGAGAGGACGCAACAAAGACTTTAGTCACCTTGCATCAGCAGGGTGAGCAAATCACCCGAACACACATGGCTGCTGCCGATATTGACCATGATCTTAGCCGG GGAGAGAAGCTTCTGGGAAATCTTGGCGGCATGTTCTCAAAAACATGGAAGCCAAAGAAGACCCGTCCAATATCAGGCCCTGTAATCATGAGAG AGGATGTGCAGAGGAAAGGCAGCCACCAGGAGCAGAGGGAGAAGCTGGGTTTGACTAATGCACCCAACCGTCAATCTAACTCACGGACGCCACCTCCTGAGCCAACAGATGCATTACAGAAAGTTGAG GTTGAAAAAGCGAAACAGGATGATGCTCTTTCagacttaagtgatcttttggGTGAGCTCAAGGATATGGCTGTTGACATGGGCTCCGAAATTGAGAG GCAAAACAAATCTCTGgatcattttgaaaatgatgcAGATGAGCTTGATTACCGTGTTAAACAAGCTACTCAGCGTGGTCGCCGCCTGCTTGGGAAGTAG